From a single Solanum dulcamara chromosome 4, daSolDulc1.2, whole genome shotgun sequence genomic region:
- the LOC129884421 gene encoding short chain aldehyde dehydrogenase 1-like, translated as MIRVNSMASISSIAKRLEGKVAIITGGASGIGEVATRLFIKHGAKVVIADVQDDNGQSIIEEIGENRDVSYVHCDVKVEEDVENVVDMAVSKYDKLDIMFSNAGIPGKPDTTILKSDYENFKSVFDVNVFGAFMCAKHAARVMIPPKKGSIIFTSSIASVTYGDVAHTYLASKHAIVGLAKNLGVELGQHGIRVNCVSPFGVATPMLMNSLGIKDKEKVEEFVSQIANLKGKILEAEDVAQATLYLASDESKYISGMNIVIDGGYSTTNVALKQGIRKMAVLNE; from the exons ATGATAAGG GTGAATTCCATGGCCTCCATCTCCTCCATTGCTAAAAG GCTAGAGGGAAAAGTAGCAATCATAACAGGTGGTGCTAGTGGAATTGGTGAAGTTGCAACAAGACTTTTCATCAAACATGGCGCAAAAGTTGTGATTGCAGATGTCCAAGACGATAATGGACAATCCATCATCGAAGAAATAGGCGAAAATAGAGATGTCTCCTACGTACATTGTGATGTGAAAGTGGAAGAAGATGTCGAAAATGTAGTGGACATGGCAGTTTCCAAGTATGACAAGCTTGACATTATGTTCAGTAATGCTGGAATTCCAGGAAAACCTGATACCACCATCTTGAAATCGGActatgaaaatttcaaaagtgTATTCGATGTGAACGTCTTTGGGGCATTCATGTGCGCGAAACACGCGGCTCGTGTGATGATTCCACCCAAAAAAGGAAGCATTATTTTCACTTCTAGCATTGCATCGGTCACCTATGGTGACGTGGCACACACCTATTTGGCATCGAAGCACGCGATAGTGGGGCTAGCCAAGAATTTAGGTGTTGAATTGGGACAACATGGAATTAGGGTTAATTGTGTTTCTCCATTTGGTGTGGCAACTCCAATGTTGATGAATAGTCTTGGAATTAAGGACAAAGAAAAGGTTGAGGAATTTGTGTCTCAAATTGCAAACTTGAAAGGGAAAATATTGGAGGCTGAGGATGTTGCACAAGCAACATTGTATCTTGCTAGTGATGAATCAAAGTATATAAGTGGGATGAATATTGTGATTGATGGTGGATATAGTACTACCAATGTTGCTCTCAAACAAGGCATTAGGAAGATGGCAGTCTTGAATGagtaa